In Mycoplasma suis str. Illinois, a single window of DNA contains:
- the asnS gene encoding asparagine--tRNA ligase, whose protein sequence is MNRNSISINELLAQSSIERGKEYCIQGWVKTIQTFSSVEFLKVVDGTSLSGIQAVLDGKNLSSKDISLGDAIEVKGVLTPSKGGKQSFELKATGIKSLSKTTDFPLIPKELTLDYLRSQQLVRHRTDLFSAVYQIRREVVKAMNDFFYENHFYPSFAPVLTSNSCEGGAELFKLDKEYNDFFKKEQVLLSVSGQFYCEVISAGLGKSFSFGPTFRSEKSNSHAHLAEFWMIEVEESFSNLEKIIQTTYNLFNYMLGKVLDNCQEALQLISKISQDKDLIERLLKIREAKYKLASYRDCLELLKKSWGDELNKEDEQSLCKLLGTKILFITNFPSEQKPFYMARSEDKKTTFSFDMIVEGVGELAGGSEREGKIDKLNSSISEMNLDVKELEWYLQLRKYGYFSSAGFGMGFERLLMFLTGLKNIKDLSVFPRSYGGFQL, encoded by the coding sequence ATGAATAGAAATTCAATCTCTATTAATGAGCTACTAGCTCAATCCTCGATTGAGCGAGGAAAAGAATACTGTATTCAGGGATGAGTAAAGACTATTCAAACATTTTCTTCAGTTGAATTCCTGAAAGTAGTTGATGGAACTTCTTTATCAGGAATTCAAGCAGTTTTAGATGGTAAAAACTTAAGCAGTAAAGATATTTCTCTTGGAGATGCAATAGAAGTTAAGGGTGTTTTGACTCCCTCCAAAGGAGGAAAACAATCTTTTGAATTAAAAGCTACTGGAATTAAGTCTCTAAGTAAAACTACTGACTTTCCTTTAATACCCAAAGAATTAACACTAGATTATTTAAGAAGTCAACAATTAGTTCGTCACCGAACTGATTTATTTAGTGCTGTATATCAAATAAGAAGAGAAGTTGTTAAGGCTATGAATGATTTCTTCTATGAAAATCATTTCTATCCTTCTTTTGCGCCTGTGTTGACCTCTAATTCTTGCGAGGGGGGTGCAGAACTATTTAAGTTGGATAAGGAATACAATGATTTCTTCAAAAAAGAACAAGTTCTTTTAAGTGTTAGTGGTCAGTTTTATTGTGAAGTTATTTCCGCAGGATTAGGTAAAAGCTTTTCTTTTGGACCTACTTTTAGATCTGAAAAATCTAATAGTCATGCACATTTAGCTGAATTTTGAATGATTGAAGTTGAAGAATCATTCTCCAACTTAGAGAAGATAATTCAAACAACTTACAATCTCTTTAACTACATGCTAGGTAAAGTTCTTGACAATTGTCAAGAAGCTTTACAGTTAATTTCTAAGATTTCTCAAGATAAGGATTTGATAGAAAGATTATTGAAAATTAGAGAAGCTAAATATAAGTTAGCTAGTTATAGAGATTGTCTAGAGCTTTTGAAAAAATCTTGAGGAGATGAGCTTAATAAAGAAGATGAACAAAGTCTTTGCAAACTTTTAGGTACAAAAATATTATTCATTACTAACTTCCCTTCAGAACAAAAACCTTTCTATATGGCTAGAAGTGAAGATAAGAAAACAACTTTTTCTTTCGACATGATAGTAGAGGGAGTTGGAGAGCTAGCTGGAGGTTCTGAGAGGGAAGGAAAAATAGATAAGTTGAACTCATCTATTAGTGAAATGAATCTAGATGTTAAAGAATTAGAGTGATATCTACAACTGAGAAAATATGGTTATTTCTCTTCAGCAGGTTTTGGAATGGGATTTGAAAGATTATTAATGTTCTTGACTGGACTTAAGAACATCAAAGATTTATCTGTGTTCCCCCGTTCTTACGGAGGATTTCAGCTTTAA